The following DNA comes from Corynebacterium lizhenjunii.
GGGCGGGATATGGCCGACATGTCGCCATGGGACATCGTCAAGTACGCAGCCAACACCGCCTCCGACGTGGTGCGCCGACGCACCGGATTTACCACCCGCCTGCAAAACCTGCGCGACCTGGTCGGCGACTCCGAATCCACCTCGCTGTTTGACGCCAACTTCCAAGCCCGCGTTATCGATGACCGCGCCCAATCCGTGCTGCGCTCGCTGGTGCGGCGCATCCAGCCCGCGCGTAAAGCCGACCGGATTCAAGCCGCCGCCATTGTTGACCAATGCCAAGACCACCTCATTGCCGTGGGCTGGGCCCGCGTGGACGCCCTGCTGGTCCAAGCTATGGTCGAAGCCGAACAAGAACTGGCCCCCGACTCCATGGAGCGGCGCGTGTTTGAACAACTGCGTCACCTCTTTGTGCTCAATACCATCGTCACCCACGCCGGCTGGTACCAAGAGCACAACCTCATCTCCGATGGCCGCATGAAAGCCGCCCGCGCCGCCATCAACGACCTGGTGGACTCCCTGGCCCCCTGGTCGCTGGTGCTCGTCGACGCCTTTGGGCTACCCAAGGAAGTCTCCAACGTGCCCATGCTCACCGGCGCAGGGGTAGACCCGGCCTAAAGCGGCGTTGGCAGGACGGCGCTGGCGGGCCGATGCCGCCAGCACCGGTGGCGAAGCGGCAGGGCGGATGCGGCAGGGCCGGGTGCGGCAGGGCCGGGGCACACGGGGCATCGGCAGACTAGGCACTGGTAGACAAGGCACTGGCCAGCTAGGCAGCCACCAGCCACACGGCCACAGCGTGGCTAATCGCGGCCGCCACCGTGGCAGAGTGGAAGTACTCGTGGTAACCAAACAGCCGAGCCTGGCGGCCGGGCCAGCGCGCGCCATAGACCACCGCACCGGCGGTGTAGATGAGCCCACCGGCTGCCAATAGCCACACCACCGCCGGGCCCGCACTGCGCCACAAGTGCGGAATAAGCGGCACCACCAGCCAGCCCAACACCAAGTAGACCGCCACCCCCAACCACCGCGGGTGCGTGGGCCACAGCAGATTGAGCGCCACCGCCGCCACCGCGCCCACCCACGCGATGGCCAGGATCCACCGGCCCATCGTGCCGGAATCCGTTAGCACCAACAACGGGGTGTAGGTCGCGGCAATGAACACCGCGATTGTCGAATGATCAGCCCGGCGCCACCACGCCACCGTGCGCGCCAAGCGCCACGGCACCAGGTGATACGCCCCCGAGACCGCAAATAGCGCCACACTACACACCGCGTACACATTGACCGCCAACGCCTGGCCGGCCGGCAACGTCACCCACGCGAAGATTCCCAGCACCAGCGCCGCAAAGAAGAATACCGCCGCCGCTACCGCGTGAATCCAGCCACGCAAGCGCGGGCGCTCTCCGCGCGCCGCCGGTGCCAGGCCAGGCCGGGGGCCATGCTGCGGGGAGCGGAGTTGGGACTGGGGTTGCAGCTGGGGCTGCTGTTGCGAGTGCAGCTGGGGCTGCTGCGGGCGGTGCAAGTGCGCGGCGGCCTGTGCGGTAGCTTGCGCGGCGGCCTGCGCAGCATCCTGC
Coding sequences within:
- the trhA gene encoding PAQR family membrane homeostasis protein TrhA, producing MAPAARGERPRLRGWIHAVAAAVFFFAALVLGIFAWVTLPAGQALAVNVYAVCSVALFAVSGAYHLVPWRLARTVAWWRRADHSTIAVFIAATYTPLLVLTDSGTMGRWILAIAWVGAVAAVALNLLWPTHPRWLGVAVYLVLGWLVVPLIPHLWRSAGPAVVWLLAAGGLIYTAGAVVYGARWPGRQARLFGYHEYFHSATVAAAISHAVAVWLVAA